One region of Glycine max cultivar Williams 82 chromosome 9, Glycine_max_v4.0, whole genome shotgun sequence genomic DNA includes:
- the LOC112997818 gene encoding uncharacterized protein, which produces MKRSIPEAFRDSISEGQSAKKFLEEIEQYFAKNEKAETSNLLAKLISMKYKVKGNIREYIMEMSNLASKLKSLKLELGEDLLMHLVLISLPANFGQFKVSYITLRRTNGPSMSLYLTVCKRRRGCREIGLKVLT; this is translated from the coding sequence ATGAAGCGCTCTATTCCAGAGGCGTTTCGGGACTCAATTTCTGAGGGTCAAAGTGCAAAGAAATTCCTTGAGGAAATTGAGCAATACTTTGCCAAAAATGAAAAGGCGGAGACGAGTAACCTTTTGGCTAAACTCATTTCCATGAAGTATAAAGTCAAAGGGAACATAAGGGAGTACATTATGGAGATGTCCAATCTTGCATCAAAACTCAAGTCACTTAAGTTAGAGCTTGGTGAAGACCTGCTCATGCACTTGGTTTTGATCTCGCTTCCTGCAAACtttgggcaattcaaagtgagctaTATAACACTTAGAAGGACAAATGGTCCCTCAATGAGCTTATATCTTACTGTGTGCAAGAGGAGGAGAGGCTGTAGAGAGATAGGACTGAAAGTGCTCACTTGA
- the LOC102662329 gene encoding uncharacterized protein produces MEMLRQMNIRESMDKNEVLKVHQYIAHFWYQAGLSFNLIKLKSFKNMVVAIGQYGPHLPIPSYHDIRVPLLKKEVEYTENLMKGHREQWVKYGCTIMFDAWTDRKQRCEKLFELLDAIVEEVGEENIVLVVTDNGSNNVLADIGKLPLIRKTIRRAINQVRFSYAHFSTLSLLRNCRNKRELVRHAITIFSTSYLTLERLHKEKANIRNMFISDEWILNKLSKEPKGKEVAKVVLMPSFWNSVVYTLKVMAPLVKVILLVDGERKPAMGYIYEAMDKEKETIIKSFNDNESKYKDVFAIIDKKMELSAS; encoded by the exons ATGGAGATGTTGAGGCAAATGAACATAAGAGAGTCAATGGATAAGAATGAAGTATTGAAGGTGCATCAATATATTGCTCACTTTTGGTACCAAGCCGGTTTGTCATTCAACCTCATTAAATTGAAAAGCTTTAAGAATATGGTTGTAGCCATTGGTCAATATGGGCCACATTTGCCCATTCCAAGCTATCATGACATCAGAGTTCCACTCCTGAAGAAGGAAGTTGAATACACTGAAAATTTGATGAAAGGCCACAGGGAGCAATGGGTCAAGTATGGTTGTACTATTATGTTCGATGCATGGACTGATCGAAAACAAAGat GTGAAAAGCTTTTTGAGTTGCTTGATGCTATTGTGGAGGAAGTAGGAGAAGAGAACATTGTTCTAGTTGTTACTGATAATGGGAGCAACAATGTTTTAGCAG ACATTGGGAAGCTTCCCTTGATAAGGAAGACAATTAGAAGGGCAATTAATCAAGTTAGGTTTAGCTATGCCCATTTTAGTACCTTAAGCTTGTTAAGAAATTGTAGAAACAAGAGGGAATTGGTGAGACATGCTATTACTATATTTTCCACTTCTTATCTAACCTTGGAAAGGCTCCACAAAGAGAAAGCCAATATTAGAAATATGTTTATTTCTGATGAATGGATCCTAAACAAGTTATCTAAGGAGCCTAAGGGGAAAGAAGTTGCAAAGGTAGTGCTCATGCCTTCTTTTTGGAATAGTGTGGTTTACACTCTTAAAGTCATGGCTCCACTTGTCAAAGTGATTCTTCTTGTGGATGGTGAAAGGAAACCAGCCATGGGCTATATTTATGAAGCAATGGAcaaggaaaaagaaacaattatcaAGTCTTTCAACGACAATGAAAGCAAGTACAAAGATGTGTTTGCAATCATTGATAAAAAGATGGAATTGTCAGCTTCATAG